GGGGTGGGGTTGGCCAGCGCGAAGATCACCGGGTCCTTGGCCATGGTCTTGACCATGTCCGCGGTGAGGATGCCCGGCGCCGACAGGCCCAGGAAGATATCGGCGCCATCGACGATCTCGGCCAGCGTGCGCTTGTCCGTATCACGGGCATAGCGCTTCTTTTCCGGGTCCAGGTCGGCACGGCCGGTATGGATCACACCTTCGCGGTCGAACGCCAGGATGTTTTCCGGCTTCAGGCCCAGCGAGACCAGCATGTTCACGCACGACACACCGGCGGCGCCCATGCCGGTGGTGGCCAGCTTCACTTCTTCGATCTTCTTGCCGGTGACGACCATGGCGTTGAGCACCGCGGCGCCGACGATGATCGCCGTGCCGTGCTGGTCGTCATGGAACACCGGGATGTTCATCCGCTCGCGCAGCTTGCGCTCCACGATGAAGCACTCCGGCGCCTTGATGTCTTCCAGGTTGATGCCGCCGAAGGTCGGCTCCAGCGAGGCGATGATGTCGACCAGCTTGTCCGGGTCGTTTTCATTGATCTCGATGTCGAACACATCGATACCGGCAAACTTCTGGAACAGCACGCCCTTGCCTTCCATCACCGGCTTGCCGGCCAGCGGGCCGATGTTGCCCAGGCCCAGCACGGCGGTGCCGTTGGAGATCACGGCCACCAGGTTGCCACGGGCGGTGAGCTCGCTGGCCTGCTGCGGGTCGGCCAGGATGGCTTCGCAGGCGTGGGCCACGCCCGGCGAATAGGCCAACGACAGGTCGCGCTGGGTCAGCATCGGCTTGGTCGCCGTGACCTTGATCTTGCCCGGCGGCGACATGCGGTGATAGTCGAGGGCGGCCTGTTTGAAATCTTCGTTGGACATCGCTTTCTGCAGATGAATGGGCGAGAGGAACAGGGGATCATACCCCCGTTGGCGGTGTTGGACCTGTCGCTACGCTGTCGCGATCATGCTGCGACCGCACATCAGGCAGGCCGTGCGCCGGCGTATGCCACGCCAGCCTGACGGGCTCCGATGACAACTTACATCACCGGAAACCCCTATGAAAAAGCAGGCCGTGCCGCCCAAGGGGGGGACAGCACGGACCTGCTGCACACACATCAGGGGGAGGGGCGTGTTCAGTGCGCCGGGGCGGTCAGCGGCGACGGCAGGTCGTCGGTGGCCAGCGGCGGCAGCTCGGCCTCGCGGCCATCCAGGGCCAGCGCCAGGCGGTTGCGGTCCAGCGCGCCTTCCCAGCGCGACACCACCACCGTGGCCACCGCATTGCCGATGAAGTTGGTCAGCGAGCGGCATTCGCTCATGAAGCGGTCTACGCCCAGGATCAGCGCCATGCCGGCCACCGGCACTTCCGGCACCACCGCCAGGGTGGCGGCCAGGGTGATGAAGCCCGCCCCGGTCACGCCCGCAGCGCCCTTGGAGCTGAGCATCGCCACCAGCAGCAGCGCGATCTGGTGGCCCAAGGTCAGTTCGGTATTGGTGGCCTGGGCGATGAACAGCGCGGCCAGGGTCATGTAGATGTTGGTGCCGTCCAGGTTGAACGAGTAGCCCGTGGGGACCACAAGGCCCACCACCGACTTGCTGCAGCCGGCCTTTTCCATCTTTTCCATCAGCGACGGCAGCGCCGATTCCGAGGACGAGGTGCCCAGCACCAGCAGCAGTTCGGCCTTCAGGTAGCGGGCCAGCTTGAACACCGAGAACCCGCACAGGCGGCAGACCACGCCCAGGATGACCGCCACGAACAGGAACGCGGTGAGGTAGAACGAACCCACCAGCCAGGCCAGGTTGATCAGCGAGCCCACCCCGTACTTGCCGATGGTGAAGGCGATGGCACCGAACGCACCGATCGGCGCGGCCTTCATCAGGATGTGGACCAGGCGGAACACCGGGGCGGTCAGCGCCTCCAGGAAGGTCAGCACCGGGCGGCCGCGCTCACCCACCAGGGCCAGCGAAATGCCGAACAGCACCGCCACGAACAGCACCTGCAGGATATTGCCATCCACGAAGGCGCTGACCAGCGTGGCCGGGATGATGTCCATGACGAAGCCGGTGAGGGTCAGCTCGTGGGATTTTTCCACGTAGCTGTGCACCGCCGTCTGGTCCAGGTCGGCCGGGTTGATGTTCATGCCGGCGCCGGGCTGCACCACGTGCGCCACCACCATGCCCACGATCAGCGCCAGGGTGGAGAAGAACAGGAAGTAGGCCATCGACTTGGCGAACACCCGACCCACGGTGCGCAGGTGGGTCATGCCGGCGATGCCGGTGACGATGGTCAGGAAGATCACCGGGGCGATGATCATCTTCACCAGCTTGATGAAGCCATCGCCCAGCGGCTTGAGCGATTCGGCGAAGGCCGGCTCGTAATGGCCAAGGATGGCGCCCAGCACGATCGCCACCACCACCTGGAAATACAGCTGGCGGTAGAACGGCAACGGCTTGGCTGCAAGCGGGGCAGCGGTGGGAACGTGCATGGGAAACTCCGGCAGTGTCACGGGGATGCCGGCCGCAGGCGGCGGCATCGGGCGTGGTCTTTTTACGCCCGCTGCATCGCCACGCAGATAACCTATTGGTACTAGCCCCCCTGTTCAGCCAAGCCCAGTGCCTACACTGCACGGGCACCGCGCCCCCACGGCGGCGGGTGGCCGTGTCGTTCCGGGCCTTGTGGCCCAACAGTTTTCCCGCTCGCGGCCGTTGTTGTTCTGCCCCACTTTTTAGAAGCCAGACCATATCCATGCGCCTGACCCCCCTGTTTATCGCCCTCACCGCCCTGTCCGCCCCCCTCGCCGCGTCCGCCGCGGACTGGGACAACTGGCCGACCAAGGTGTCCTTCAGCGACGGCACCGAACTGGCCGCCACTGCCAACATCGCCTATGACCTCAACGACTTCTCCGGCGCCGACGCGTTCGAAGATGACGATGCGGTACGCCGCAAGGAGTTCGGCGCGACCCTGAAGAAGAAGGGCGTGTACGACGCGATGGTGTACTACGACTTCCAGGCCGACACCTGGCTGGACGTGTTCTTCCGCTTCGAGAGCAAGGCCGTGTTCGGCAAGGACATCGGCCGCTTCCGCTTCGGCTACATGAAGACCCCGGTCGGCCTGGATTCCAACACCTCCTCGCGCGCCGGCAGCTTCGTGGAAACCGCCCTGCCCGTGCAGGCCTTCTACGCCGGCCGCCGCACCGGTGCCGAGTGGGTGCTGGAGCGCCCGCAGTACCTGATGCAGGTCGGCGCCTATGGCGGCAAGGACCTGCAGGGTGACAACCCCGGCACCACCCAGGCCGTGCGCGGCGTGTGGACCCCGGTGAAGGCACCGGGCGATGTGATCCACCTGGGCCTGGCCTATTCGCAGGAAAACCCGCGCGGCTACCGCGACGGCCGCGATGTGCACTTCAATGCCAGCGCCCGCCTGCGCGCGCGCCCGGAAGCCGGCCTGACCGACATCCGCCTGGTGGACTCGGGCTCGTTGGTCACCGCCGACCAGATCCGCCGCACCGGCCTGGAGGGCATCTACATCCATGGCCCGTTCTCGGTGCAGGCCGAAGCGCTGCGCACCACCGTCACCCGTGATGGCAAGCCGGATTACACCGGTGATGGCCAGTACGTGATGGGCAGCTGGATCGTCACCGGCGAATCGCGCCCGTACAGCGCCGGCGCCGTGGCCAACGTGAAGCCGGCGCACGATTACGGCGCGGTGGAACTGCTGGCCCGTTACAGCCGCATCGACCTGGACGACGCCGACGTGTTCGGTGGCCGCCAGCACGACTGGACCGTGGGCGCCAACTGGTACCTGACCAGCCACTTCAAGTTCCAGGCGAACTACGTGTGGGCCGATGCGAGCCGCCGTGGCGTGCGGACCAAGCCGGAGATCTTCGAGCTTCGGGCGCAGGTTCACTTCTGATGTTCAACGGCGGGTGCGTGCAACGCGCACCCGCCGGCACGCCGTAAACTGACGCCATGTACCGCGTCTCCCGCTACCGCCCGTTGCTGTTGACCCTGCTGGTCATGGTGGGCGGTACGCTCCTGGCTGGCCTGGTTGCCGGCCGCTATGCCCAGCAGCGCGCCCTCGCAGCCGAAAGCAGCCAGGTGCGCCGCCAGCTGGACCTGTACGCGCAGACGCTGCAGCAGCGCATCGATCGCTTCCGTACCCTGCCCCAGCTGCTGGCGCTGGACCCGGAACTGCTGCAGGCGGTGAGCAACCCGCTCGATGACGCCGAGCGCCACCGGCTCAACCTGAAACTGCAGCAGGCCAACAACGTCACCCGCGCCTCCACCCTGACCCTGATCGACCGCCACGGCGTAGCGGTGGCTGCCAGCAACTGGGACCAGCCCACCACGAACGTGGGTGAGGACTACAGCTACCGGCCCTACTTCCAGCAGGCCATGACCAAGGGCACCGGGCGCTTCTACGGCATCGGCATGACCACGGCGGTGCCGGGCTACTTCCTGTCACAGGCGATCCTCGACCACGAGGGCGATGTGCTGGGTGTCATCGCCATCAAGATCGAGCTGCGGGCGCTGGAGCAGGAATGGCTGCAGAGCACCGACATCGTGATGGCCAGCGATGCGCATGACGTGGTGTTCCTGGCCAACGGCGATGCATGGCGCTACCGCCTGCTGCGCCCGCTCTCCCCGGCCGAGCGCAAGGAGATGCTGGCCACCCGCCAGTACGCCGACCGCTCGCTGCAGCCGCTGCAGGCGCGCACGCTGGATGTGTTGGCCGATGGCGGGCGCATGGTGCGGCTGGAGCAGCCCTCGCTGCCGCGCCCCATGCTGTGGCAGACCTACGTGCTGGATGACCCGCAGTGGAAGCTGCACCTGCTGCACGATGCCGGCGCCAGCGCCGCCGTGGGCCGCAGTACCGCGCTGGCCGCCGGCGGCATCTGGCTGGCGCTGTGCTTCCTGGCGCTGTTCGTCCAGCAGCGCCGGCGCCTGGCCTCGCACCGGCAGCGCAGCCGGCTGGAACTGGAGGCGGTGCTGCAGCAGCACGCACAGGAACTGCGCACCGCGCAGGATGGCGTGCTGCAGGCCGCCCAGCAGGCCGACAGCGGGCTCAGCCGCAGCTTGGCGCACCTGCCGCAGGGCGTGGTGGTGATCGACAGCGAGCAGCGGTTGGTGGCGTGGAATGCGCGTTACCTGGAACTGTTCCGGTTCCCGCCGGACCTGATCCGGGTGGGTGTGCCCATTGCCGAGGCGTTTCGCTACAACGCCCGCCGCGGCCTGCTCGGCCCGGGACCGATTGACGAGGCCATCGAGCGTCGCCTGAACCACCTGCGCAGCGGCCGGCCGCACATGCGCGAGAGCGAGAAGGACGACGGCACGGTGCTGGAGATTCGTGGCAACCCGCTGCCCGATGGCGGCTTCGTCACCAGCTACGCCGATATCACCGCCTACAAGAACACCGCACGTGAGCTGCGCTCGCTCGCCGATGCGCTGGAACACCGCGTGGCCGAGCGCACCCGCGACCTGGACGAGGCGCGGCGTGAGGCCGAGCGCGCCAACCGCTACAAGACCCGCTTCGTGGCCTCGGCCGTGCATGACCTGCTGCAGCCGCTCAATGCGGCGCGCATGTTCGTCTCGGTGCTGCGCGGCAAGCTGAGTGGCGATGCGCGCGAGCTGAGCGAGCATGTGGATGCTGCACTGGCCGCGCAGGATTCCATCCTCAACAGCCTGCTGGATATCTCGCGGCTGGAATCGGGCACGCTGCAGACCCATGTGCGTGCGTTTGCGCTGTCGCCACTGCTGGAAACACTGGCGCGTGAGTTTGGGATTGCCGCCAAGGCGCGTGGGCTGCGGCTGGACTGGGTGGATACCCGTGCGGTGGTAGTGAGCGATGAGGCGCTGCTGCGTCGCATCCTGCAGAATTTCCTCTCCAACGCACTGCGCTATACGCCGCGTGGGCGGGTGCTGATCGGGTGCCGCCGGGTGGGCGACCAGCTACGCATTGAGGTGCATGACCAGGGCCCGGGTATTCCGGAGAGCCTGCAGGGCGAGATCTTCGAGGAATTCCGGCGGCTGGATGATGGCGTGGACCAGGAGCGCGGGGCCGGGCTGGGCCTGGCGATCGTGGAGCGCATCGGGCGGCTGCTGGGGCACCGCATCAGCCTACGCTCCACACTGGGCAGCGGCAGCGTGTTCGCCGTGACCGTGCCGCTGGGCAGCGCCGATGCGATACCGGCGCCCGCCCCTGCCCCGGCGGTGTCGGCGGATTCGGGCGATGACAGCCCACTGCGGCAGTGCCGGGTGTGGAGCATTGATGATGACCCGCGTGTCTGTGCGGCTACCCGCGCCCTGCTGGAACGCTGGGGCTGCCGGGTGGAGCTGGCCGATGGCCCGCATGCCGCGCTGGAGATTGCCTCTGCATTGAACGTGCCGCAGCTGGTGCTGCTGGACGTACGCATGGGCCAGTGGCATGGGCCGGACCTGTACGAGCAGCTGTGCGAGCTGTGGCGGGCACGGCCACCGGTGATTCTGGTTACTGCTGAACGCGATGATGCGTTGAAGGCGCAGGCGGCGGAGAACGGCTGGGGCTTCCTGTCCAAGCCGGTTCGCCCGCCGGCCCTTCGGGCGCTGATGACGCAGTTGCTGGTGCGCCACCGGGCGTAAACCGGTGTGCACCTCACCGGCGCGAGATGCTGCTCTTCGTTGATGGTCATGCCATTACCGAACGCTCGGGCATGCTCGGCGGTCGATTGGGATGCGACCCTACCGGGATCCGCCCGGCTGCTTCGGTAGGGTCGGACCCCGGTCGACTGCACGTAACGCTGCTACGTGCGACGAACGCATGACCTCCGAACGGAATGCGCTTCTTCGCCGACGGTCATGCCGTTACCGAACGTTCGAACGGCGTCGGCGGTCGATCGGGATGCGACCCTACCGGGCGCACCCCGCGATACCGGACCAATCCCGTTACTCCGACGCCTTTTCGGTTGTCGTATCGGCCAGCCGTCGGCTCTTCTTCGGAGCGTGGTCCAGATACCGATACGGCACCGGGATCGGCGTCTCATCCAACGTCAGCGTGATGCGCTTGTGCTCCACTTCAACCATGACGCGACTGCCTACCGGCAGCTCAAACCGTTCCATCCACATGCCGCGCAGTACCAGGCAGGGAATGCGACCACCGTCAGGGAGCGCATGACCGCCGGGATGTGAGAAGGACCCGACACGCAGGCTCTCCGGCACATGCATGCCGATGCGGGTTTGGGGCTGTTCGTTGGAATGCAGATCCGAATTTGAACGACGCATTTGCCACCTCCAAGGAAGTCTCCCTCGCCGGAATGGCGAGGGAGTCGGGAGGTTGAAATCCGCTCAGCAACACACGGCGCGACGTATTCCCACGAGGGTGTTCTATTTCGCCACCCTCCCGACAAAAGGCACGTCAACGTTCAGTTACTGAGGAGATTTCAAGCTCCGAGGCAACACCATGCACCATGCAGCGCGCAAAGTTAAATTGCTTGTTTTGAATGATATTCGAGTATTGATAGGCGCACACTTTGGCTCGTCGCAATCAGCGCGGAAAGGCATACTATTCGCGCAGAAGCCGAGGTAGGGTCGCGCACCTGCCGACTGCACGGACGGATGAGCGGCGCGACGAAGGCATGCCCCATCCGGAAGACGCAGCTTCGGCGAGGTTGATACCGACACCGCGCTACCGTGCAGGGTCAACGGTCGATTGGCAGGAGAGATGAGATGAATCGAATTCAGGCATCTACCATCATCTACCTCGGAGCCATCGCATCCACGCTGGTGGTCCTGTTCGTGCTGATGTTCGACAGATTTACCTACTACGACTACGAGATCACGCAGTGCGCGGCTGGCGATGCGACGTTGCATGTAAGGCTCACCGGCTCCTACGACCCGAGCAGACCACGTACCCGCGCGTCCCCCTATAACCTTTTTATCGAGGTTTCCGGCGTCGACGACAAGCACGCTATTACCAGCGTCTCCGTAAGACCAGCGTCGCCTGGCCTGTCGCAGATGTTTCCTTCCATGGAGCGATTTGAGGGAGGAGGATCTGGCGCAAGCGACATGTCTTTTCGCCTTCTTTCAACCGGGCTCCCGCTCGGGTACGACGACCAGTTGATTGAGGGAACGATTATGGGAGAATTGCCCGGCGAACAACCTAGACGCTTTTCCTGCCTGGTCAGGCGGGACCTCCATAGCGAGTGGCGTGCGCCGTGGATGGATGCCTTCATGAGTGTCTAGGCGCGGCGGGACTCCCTCGCACTACACGGAACACGTGGGAAGAAGGTCAGTGTTTCTGGCGTTCCGATGGATCAATTGGCTACTGACAGAAGGCCGAGGGAGCCCCCCCCGGTTGCATTGGGTGGCATGAGAACTGCAGTTCTCGTGTGCCAACGTCGAGGCACCCATCGGCCACAGAGCTGGCATTCTCAACAAAGAACGCCGACTTCTCGGCGGCGGCGGCGCCGCCCGAGATCATCAAGCCGGCAAGGATCGCCCAGCCAGCAGGCGATGTGCGCTAATTCTTATATCTCATGTCGCACGAAATCACAGTTCCCAAATCGATCTTCGTCAGCTCGATGACGTAT
This is a stretch of genomic DNA from Stenotrophomonas rhizophila. It encodes these proteins:
- a CDS encoding dicarboxylate/amino acid:cation symporter, with amino-acid sequence MHVPTAAPLAAKPLPFYRQLYFQVVVAIVLGAILGHYEPAFAESLKPLGDGFIKLVKMIIAPVIFLTIVTGIAGMTHLRTVGRVFAKSMAYFLFFSTLALIVGMVVAHVVQPGAGMNINPADLDQTAVHSYVEKSHELTLTGFVMDIIPATLVSAFVDGNILQVLFVAVLFGISLALVGERGRPVLTFLEALTAPVFRLVHILMKAAPIGAFGAIAFTIGKYGVGSLINLAWLVGSFYLTAFLFVAVILGVVCRLCGFSVFKLARYLKAELLLVLGTSSSESALPSLMEKMEKAGCSKSVVGLVVPTGYSFNLDGTNIYMTLAALFIAQATNTELTLGHQIALLLVAMLSSKGAAGVTGAGFITLAATLAVVPEVPVAGMALILGVDRFMSECRSLTNFIGNAVATVVVSRWEGALDRNRLALALDGREAELPPLATDDLPSPLTAPAH
- a CDS encoding OprO/OprP family phosphate-selective porin, with amino-acid sequence MRLTPLFIALTALSAPLAASAADWDNWPTKVSFSDGTELAATANIAYDLNDFSGADAFEDDDAVRRKEFGATLKKKGVYDAMVYYDFQADTWLDVFFRFESKAVFGKDIGRFRFGYMKTPVGLDSNTSSRAGSFVETALPVQAFYAGRRTGAEWVLERPQYLMQVGAYGGKDLQGDNPGTTQAVRGVWTPVKAPGDVIHLGLAYSQENPRGYRDGRDVHFNASARLRARPEAGLTDIRLVDSGSLVTADQIRRTGLEGIYIHGPFSVQAEALRTTVTRDGKPDYTGDGQYVMGSWIVTGESRPYSAGAVANVKPAHDYGAVELLARYSRIDLDDADVFGGRQHDWTVGANWYLTSHFKFQANYVWADASRRGVRTKPEIFELRAQVHF
- a CDS encoding hybrid sensor histidine kinase/response regulator, which gives rise to MYRVSRYRPLLLTLLVMVGGTLLAGLVAGRYAQQRALAAESSQVRRQLDLYAQTLQQRIDRFRTLPQLLALDPELLQAVSNPLDDAERHRLNLKLQQANNVTRASTLTLIDRHGVAVAASNWDQPTTNVGEDYSYRPYFQQAMTKGTGRFYGIGMTTAVPGYFLSQAILDHEGDVLGVIAIKIELRALEQEWLQSTDIVMASDAHDVVFLANGDAWRYRLLRPLSPAERKEMLATRQYADRSLQPLQARTLDVLADGGRMVRLEQPSLPRPMLWQTYVLDDPQWKLHLLHDAGASAAVGRSTALAAGGIWLALCFLALFVQQRRRLASHRQRSRLELEAVLQQHAQELRTAQDGVLQAAQQADSGLSRSLAHLPQGVVVIDSEQRLVAWNARYLELFRFPPDLIRVGVPIAEAFRYNARRGLLGPGPIDEAIERRLNHLRSGRPHMRESEKDDGTVLEIRGNPLPDGGFVTSYADITAYKNTARELRSLADALEHRVAERTRDLDEARREAERANRYKTRFVASAVHDLLQPLNAARMFVSVLRGKLSGDARELSEHVDAALAAQDSILNSLLDISRLESGTLQTHVRAFALSPLLETLAREFGIAAKARGLRLDWVDTRAVVVSDEALLRRILQNFLSNALRYTPRGRVLIGCRRVGDQLRIEVHDQGPGIPESLQGEIFEEFRRLDDGVDQERGAGLGLAIVERIGRLLGHRISLRSTLGSGSVFAVTVPLGSADAIPAPAPAPAVSADSGDDSPLRQCRVWSIDDDPRVCAATRALLERWGCRVELADGPHAALEIASALNVPQLVLLDVRMGQWHGPDLYEQLCELWRARPPVILVTAERDDALKAQAAENGWGFLSKPVRPPALRALMTQLLVRHRA